From a region of the Zingiber officinale cultivar Zhangliang chromosome 10B, Zo_v1.1, whole genome shotgun sequence genome:
- the LOC122028544 gene encoding AP2-like ethylene-responsive transcription factor AIL5 isoform X2 has product MDMDMDIDMDASSHNWLAFSLAQQPCSLLEAFSSSSSAAAAAAPSAHHDGGVEAADEETNAATELVALASMGPKLEDFLAAPLGRYSAYDSELKSIAAAGYIHSEQPVAAAAPSAESARKSTSSATAADTFGQRTSIYRGVTRHRWTGRYEAHLWDNSCRREGQSRKGRQVYLGGYDKEDKAARAYDLAALKYWGPTTTTNFPISNYEREMEEMKNMTRQEFVASLRRKSSGFSRGASIYRGVTRHHQHGRWQARIGRVAGNKDLYLGTFSTQEEAAEAYDIAAIKFRGLNAVTNFDMSRYDVNSIVSSNLPISGLSGKSSSKPTQDSPSPPPQSSSPDQSTMKPPPDHEYWSLLAFHPHHHPHHNPGFGLFPPALPMMDFASLPNPNPTKPIHQEAGIGLACYDAIQQYQQDHQFESNAYNYDHASSYMESWIAPPPSSSSKPTVAAFPAAIFGIE; this is encoded by the exons ATGGACATGGACATGGACATCGATATGGACGCTTCTTCTCACAACTGGCTTGCCTTCTCTCTGGCGCAGCAACCCTGTAGCCTCCTCGaagccttctcctcctcctcctccgccgccgcgGCTGCTGCTCCGTCTGCGCACCATG ATGGTGGTGTGGAGGCAGCCGACGAGGAGACCAACGCCGCCACCGAGCTGGTGGCGCTGGCTTCGATGGGGCCGAAACTAGAGGACTTCCTCGCGGCGCCGCTGGGGCGGTACTCCGCCTACGACTCCGAGCTGAAAAGCATCGCAGCAGCCGGGTACATACACTCGGAGCAGCCGGTCGCCGCCGCGGCGCCCTCAGCAGAGTCCGCGAGGAAATCCACGTCGTCCGCGACCGCCGCGGACACCTTCGGCCAGCGCACCTCCATCTACCGGGGCGTGACCCGGCACCGCTGGACGGGGCGGTACGAGGCGCACCTGTGGGACAACAGCTGCCGCCGGGAGGGCCAAAGTCGCAAGGGCCGCCAAG TCTATTTAG gcGGATACGATAAGGAGGACAAGGCCGCGAGAGCTTACGATCTGGCAGCGCTCAAGTATTGGGGTCCGACCACCACTACCAACTTCCCA ATCTCAAACTACGAGAGGGAAATGGAGGAGATGAAGAACATGACGAGGCAAGAGTTCGTGGCCTCCCTCCGAAG GAAGAGCAGTGGATTTTCTCGCGGCGCCTCCATCTACAGAGGAGTCACCAGGCACCATCAGCACGGGCGGTGGCAGGCGAGGATAGGCAGAGTGGCCGGCAACAAGGACCTCTACCTCGGAACATTTA GCACGCAGGAGGAGGCGGCGGAGGCGTACGACATCGCGGCGATCAAGTTCCGCGGCCTCAACGCCGTGACCAACTTCGACATGAGCCGTTACGACGTCAACAGCATCGTCAGCAGCAACCTTCCCATCAGCGGCCTCTCCGGCAAGTCGTCCTCCAAGCCGACTCAAGACTCGCCGTCGCCTCCGCCGCAGTCTTCCTCGCCCGATCAGAGCACGATGAAGCCGCCACCGGACCACGAGTACTGGTCCCTTCTCGCCTTCCACCCCCACCACCACCCCCACCACAACCCTGGCTTCGGCCTCTTCCCCCCAGCCTTGCCGATGATGGACTTCGCAAGCTTGCCAAACCCTAACCCCACCAAGCCCATCCACCAAGAGGCTGGCATCGGCCTTGCTTGCTACGACGCGATCCAACAATATCAGCAAGATCATCAATTCGAGAGCAACGCATACAATTACGATCACGCATCCAGTTACATGGAGAGTTGGATCGCCCCACCGCCGTCTTCTTCTTCCAAGCCCACAGTGGCAGCCTTTCCGGCAGCCATCTTCGGGATTGAATGA
- the LOC122028544 gene encoding AP2-like ethylene-responsive transcription factor AIL5 isoform X1 gives MDMDMDIDMDASSHNWLAFSLAQQPCSLLEAFSSSSSAAAAAAPSAHHDGGVEAADEETNAATELVALASMGPKLEDFLAAPLGRYSAYDSELKSIAAAGYIHSEQPVAAAAPSAESARKSTSSATAADTFGQRTSIYRGVTRHRWTGRYEAHLWDNSCRREGQSRKGRQVYLGGYDKEDKAARAYDLAALKYWGPTTTTNFPVSKNYSTRSSLCSCKLILRYMMHGYYLCMLMKISNYEREMEEMKNMTRQEFVASLRRKSSGFSRGASIYRGVTRHHQHGRWQARIGRVAGNKDLYLGTFSTQEEAAEAYDIAAIKFRGLNAVTNFDMSRYDVNSIVSSNLPISGLSGKSSSKPTQDSPSPPPQSSSPDQSTMKPPPDHEYWSLLAFHPHHHPHHNPGFGLFPPALPMMDFASLPNPNPTKPIHQEAGIGLACYDAIQQYQQDHQFESNAYNYDHASSYMESWIAPPPSSSSKPTVAAFPAAIFGIE, from the exons ATGGACATGGACATGGACATCGATATGGACGCTTCTTCTCACAACTGGCTTGCCTTCTCTCTGGCGCAGCAACCCTGTAGCCTCCTCGaagccttctcctcctcctcctccgccgccgcgGCTGCTGCTCCGTCTGCGCACCATG ATGGTGGTGTGGAGGCAGCCGACGAGGAGACCAACGCCGCCACCGAGCTGGTGGCGCTGGCTTCGATGGGGCCGAAACTAGAGGACTTCCTCGCGGCGCCGCTGGGGCGGTACTCCGCCTACGACTCCGAGCTGAAAAGCATCGCAGCAGCCGGGTACATACACTCGGAGCAGCCGGTCGCCGCCGCGGCGCCCTCAGCAGAGTCCGCGAGGAAATCCACGTCGTCCGCGACCGCCGCGGACACCTTCGGCCAGCGCACCTCCATCTACCGGGGCGTGACCCGGCACCGCTGGACGGGGCGGTACGAGGCGCACCTGTGGGACAACAGCTGCCGCCGGGAGGGCCAAAGTCGCAAGGGCCGCCAAG TCTATTTAG gcGGATACGATAAGGAGGACAAGGCCGCGAGAGCTTACGATCTGGCAGCGCTCAAGTATTGGGGTCCGACCACCACTACCAACTTCCCAGTCAGTAAAAATTACTCCACTCGATCTTCTTTGTGTTCTTGTAAATTAATCTTACGATATATGATGCATGGCTATTATTTGTGCATGCTGATGAAGATCTCAAACTACGAGAGGGAAATGGAGGAGATGAAGAACATGACGAGGCAAGAGTTCGTGGCCTCCCTCCGAAG GAAGAGCAGTGGATTTTCTCGCGGCGCCTCCATCTACAGAGGAGTCACCAGGCACCATCAGCACGGGCGGTGGCAGGCGAGGATAGGCAGAGTGGCCGGCAACAAGGACCTCTACCTCGGAACATTTA GCACGCAGGAGGAGGCGGCGGAGGCGTACGACATCGCGGCGATCAAGTTCCGCGGCCTCAACGCCGTGACCAACTTCGACATGAGCCGTTACGACGTCAACAGCATCGTCAGCAGCAACCTTCCCATCAGCGGCCTCTCCGGCAAGTCGTCCTCCAAGCCGACTCAAGACTCGCCGTCGCCTCCGCCGCAGTCTTCCTCGCCCGATCAGAGCACGATGAAGCCGCCACCGGACCACGAGTACTGGTCCCTTCTCGCCTTCCACCCCCACCACCACCCCCACCACAACCCTGGCTTCGGCCTCTTCCCCCCAGCCTTGCCGATGATGGACTTCGCAAGCTTGCCAAACCCTAACCCCACCAAGCCCATCCACCAAGAGGCTGGCATCGGCCTTGCTTGCTACGACGCGATCCAACAATATCAGCAAGATCATCAATTCGAGAGCAACGCATACAATTACGATCACGCATCCAGTTACATGGAGAGTTGGATCGCCCCACCGCCGTCTTCTTCTTCCAAGCCCACAGTGGCAGCCTTTCCGGCAGCCATCTTCGGGATTGAATGA